From Hylaeus volcanicus isolate JK05 chromosome 2, UHH_iyHylVolc1.0_haploid, whole genome shotgun sequence, the proteins below share one genomic window:
- the LOC128872015 gene encoding mucin-2-like, which produces MARTMQLGPWAVVVALVCVVGASSEFLMGGHMDNSPPKSLLEEMESSPALARTAQLDDLDLDLDAEESTVAFSTSNEDEALRYHLPYPFAFNGGRPFSLEKDPITGKIDFEKAPPVKALNYTSRYQEHPNDGEKIDEKESSKEDTSYTKKIESKETVDVSPNEINPYSPNFHDFLNLPVQYSSDKYGKDKYPLISSSYANTKVQSGSNSYSTYNHKPYHGETVLYYPTRKPYVPKATAPVITSPRTTPSTTTTTTSTTTTPRTTMTTTTTTTTTTTPPPTTTSTKAPVVTTWKPRTTTPKRFMDALDDYEDILPIEKLQASMYGNNHRDTNDIVHNRDPQAKPPVKQDEYIDGYEDYEIEDEEDTKDYVSMKESTNEIVKTSTLPTVTSTVSNITTTTRETTTPASTTTTTSTPASSSMTPTSVAFAPSSSKPQESTFAANPLVFQGPPHRPVTSMPLDNDHRVPAAFENDNKRHGAADNVIVNQGYRPNSIANQRPSGLGGGILVESTSNIVIPPDQDTVSFILGNRQNVEGGYYSLGTAIGENLYGSSTGIGTSFRPLYGLPSDKTNYDPQDHHGTIGLPSVSMLDSNPIYAAQTWRHPSSSATQKLANEIEPTRSQNSFVMGTVLLEQPDDKKDDKNVNYVVFRTDEPKQPVEEHIVVVNEADGTVHEITSSSTTIKPARIDPPVPNEEHLPQLSENLTPPAERPRPPPQFYYHYHHGGTARPDHPRPQRPPLPLPPRGKQPLTPPPPPPPSDLSIRRRPYSPDANLPNILPQFRPNAKTSHGHRGSETIGTIPASQSYPPRVRQPVQSHPPTRRPLPPPPSYLQRLNPPPPPIHALRVAASTKSESVVPPMEIVEPTVKRFRLPQIPATSRGDDEVKSAQRLSSQKLRLEEEERLDRYSEEPPQVPPRPPLYPKRRTADPPHVATLQMLQHHGELDEDITESNLSSIDANEGSEGIVTDQEADRRKFDERETMAEPPVYVVYPVNTAVNIHPDDSREKDESVVVGTRGPHRPLPPETLLQDSVEQNDNEHQGMNEEQSPPIHGIFGGRPMASDFPYPLERPDPSILVNGMRETPLLVPSDQRQDEQPVKETSEEKADKDTSVNVIPYLQDFVPFPARKNEAISATLHRSPALPSSTPIAYVYTPTAQASHRLDVDVRDEGTRNDSNEQKPVLLPSQQPSSSSSSAPSPQNFMAPFVASVSAEAPSKNGWSVVVVEPTINRKSDDDHGSSEDTSDAEESQTEKNEFDPENFKPQLFGGFKPIYEFPTEDVDRLERRESVDTGSEVATHLRDSADPAV; this is translated from the exons ATGGCGAGAACGATGCAACTCGGTCCATGGGCGGTGGTAGTCGCCCTGGTCTGCGTGGTGGGTGCGTCGTCAGAGTTCCTAATGGGCGGTCACATGGACAACAGTCCACCGAAGTCCCTGCTGGAGGAGATGGAATCTTCTCCGGCTTTGGCAAGGACGGCGCAGCTGGATGACCTTGACCTGGATCTCGACGCAGAGGAGAGCACCGTTGCCTTTTCGACGTCGAACGAGGATGAGGCGTTGCGTTATCACCTTCCGTATCCTTTTGCCTTCAACGGCGGCAGACCATTCTCCCTAGAAAAGGATCCTATCACTGGGAAGATCGACTTCGAGAAGGCGCCCCCCGTGAAGGCTCTCAACTATACCAGTCGTTACCAAGAGCACCCAAACGACGGTGAGAAGATCGATGAGAAAGAGTCCTCCAAGGAGGATACCTCCTACACGAAGAAGATCGAGAGCAAGGAGACCGTGGACGTCAGCCCTAACGAGATCAATCCCTATTCACCTAATTTCCACGATTTCCTCAATCTTCCCGTTCAGTACTCGTCCGACAAATATGGCAAAGACAAGTACCCGTTGATATCTAGTTCCTACGCGAACACGAAGGTCCAGAGCGGGTCTAACAGCTACAGCACCTACAACCATAAGCCCTACCACGGGGAAACTGTTCTTTATTATCCCACAAGAAAACCGTACGTGCCGAAAGCTACCGCTCCCGTGATTACGTCCCCAAGAACAACGCCGTCGACCACAACCACTACTACCAGTACTACCACGACTCCCAGGACTACGATGACGACCACCACAACAACTACCACCACGACAACTCCTCCACCAACGACTACTTCCACGAAGGCGCCCGTTGTAACCACCTGGAAGCCCCGTACCACTACTCCGAAGCGATTCATGGACGCTTTGGACGACTATGAGGATATTCTTCCAATAGAAAAGCTTCAAGCTTCCATGTACGGTAACAATCACCGTGATACCAACGATATCGTACACAATCGAGATCCGCAAGCGAAGCCACCTGTAAAACAGGACGAGTACATCGATGGTTACGAAGATTACGAGATCGAGGATGAAGAGGATACAAAAGATTACGTCTCGATGAAAGAGTCGACAAATGAAATCGTTAAGACCAGTACTCTGCCCACCGTAACGTCGACTGTTAGTAATATAACAACGACTACTCGAGAGACTACTACTCCAGCGTCTACTACTACAACAACCAGTACACCTGCCTCATCGTCCATGACACCTACCTCCGTTGCCTTCGCACCTTCCTCTTCGAAACCTCAAGAGAGCACATTCGCAGCGAATCCATTGGTGTTCCAAGGTCCACCTCACCGTCCAGTGACCTCGATGCCCTTGGACAACGATCATCGAGTTCCAGCAGCCTTCGAGAACGACAACAAAAGGCACGGTGCCGCGGATAATGTTATCGTTAACCAAGGTTATCGACCCAACTCGATCGCCAACCAGAGACCAAGCGGACTGGGTGGAGGAATTCTGGTAGAGAGTACTAGTAACATAGTGATACCACCCGATCAGGACACGGTGTCCTTTATCCTTGGTAACAGACAGAACGTCGAAGGTGGATATTACTCGTTGGGCACAGCCATTGGAGAGAACCTCTATGGTAGTTCGACAGGAATCGGTACGTCTTTCAGACCTCTGTACGGCCTGCCATCCGACAAGACTAATTACGATCCACAAGACCACCATGGAACCATAGGTTTGCCTTCGGTGTCCATGTTGGACAGCAACCCCATTTACGCTGCTCAGACGTGGAGACACCCGAGCTCCTCTGCCACTCAAAAGTTGGCAAATGAAATAGAACCTACTAGATCTCAGAACTCCTTCGTGATGGGCACCGTACTTCTAGAACAGCCAGACGACAAGAAAGATGACAAGAACGTCAACTACGTAGTGTTCCGTACGGATGAACCCAAGCAACCAGTCGAGGAGCACATCGTCGTCGTGAACGAAGCTGACGGCACTGTACACGAAATCACGTCTTCCTCCACGACGATTAAGCCTGCGAGGATAGATCCGCCTGTGCCAAACGAGGAACATCTTCCACAGCTTTCTGAAAATCTGACGCCGCCTGCAGAACGACCCAGACCACCTCCGCAGTTTTATTATCACTATCATCACGGCGGTACAGCGAGGCCTGACCATCCCAGGCCGCAAAGACCGCCTCTACCTTTACCTCCTCGTGGTAAGCAACCACTGACCcctcctccacctcctccaCCTTCAGACCTAAGTATAAGGAGACGTCCTTACTCTCCTGACGCGAATTTGCCAAACATCCTGCCACAATTCAGGCCCAACGCTAAGACGTCTCACGGACACCGTGGCTCTGAAACGATAGGCACCATTCCAGCTAGCCAATCTTATCCGCCAAGGGTTAGACAACCTGTCCAGTCTCATCCCCCCACGAGGAGACCTCTGCCTCCGCCACCGTCATACCTTCAAAGGCTAAATCCCCCTCCGCCACCGATTCACGCGCTCAGAGTCGCAGCTTCTACAAAGTCCGAAAGCGTGGTGCCTCCAATGGAAATCGTGGAGCCGACAGTCAAGAGATTTCGCCTCCCACAGATACCAGCGACCTCCAGAGGTGACGACGAGGTTAAATCGGCGCAACGGCTGTCTAGCCAAAAACTGCGGCTCGAAGAGGAAGAGAGGTTGGATCGTTACTCGGAGGAGCCGCCTCAGGTGCCACCGAGGCCTCCGTTGTACCCCAAACGAAGAACGGCTGACCCACCTCACGTAGCGACTCTTCAGATGCTCCAACACCATGGCGAGCTAGATGAGGACATCACGGAGTCAAACTTGTCGTCTATCGATGCGAACGAGGGGTCTGAGGGAATCGTGACCGATCAGGAGGCAGACAGGAGGAAGTTCGACGAAAGAGAAACGATGGCGGAGCCACCTGTCTACGTGGTTTATCCTGTTAACACAGCGGTGAACATACACCCAGACGACTCGAGGGAAAAGGACGAGAGCGTGGTTGTCGGAACTCGAGGTCCCCATAGACCTCTACCGCCGGAGACTCTTCTGCAGGACAGTGTcgaacaaaat GATAACGAGCACCAGGGGATGAACGAAGAACAGAGTCCTCCTATTCACGGTATATTCGGTGGACGACCCATGGCATCCGACTTCCCATATCCCCTGGAACGTCCTGACCCCTCGATTCTTGTTAACGGGATGAGGGAAACCCCGCTATTGGTGCCCAGCGATCAGCGACAGGACGAGCAACCTGTGAAAGAAACCAGCGAAGAAAAGGCGGACAAAGACACCAGCGTGAATGTTATACCCTACCTGCAGGACTTCGTACCTTTTCCTGCGAGGAAAAACGAAGCCATCTCGGCGACGCTTCATCGCTCACCGGCTCTGCCATCGTCCACGCCTATCGCCTACGTTTACACGCCAACAGCGCAAGCGTCCCACCGTCTAGATGTAGACGTACGCGACGAGGGCACTAGAAACGACAGCAACGAGCAAAAGCCTGTCTTACTACCGTCACAGCAACCGTCCAGTTCCTCCAGCTCGGCGCCGTCGCCTCAAAACTTCATGGCGCCCTTCGTCGCTAGCGTCAGCGCCGAAGCTCCCTCCAAAAACGGTTGGAGCGTGGTCGTTGTGGAGCCTACCATTAATAGAAAGTCCGACGACGATCATGGATCGTCCGAGGACACTTCTGACGCGGAAGAATCGCAGACAGAGAAGAACGAGTTCGATCCTGAGAACTTCAAGCCGCAGCTGTTCGGTGGGTTCAAGCCAATCTATGAATTTCCTACGGAAGACGTGGACAGGCTAGAGCGTAGGGAGTCAGTTGACACGGGGTCAGAGGTGGCTACGCATCTTCGCGATTCCGCTGACCCAGCCGTTTGA
- the LOC128872021 gene encoding uncharacterized protein LOC128872021, with the protein MKRPIEAVIEEVITEPSKVQPIIVNFQNGELKDDKAKKMSCGLFYDEKKRNTCLALSNGQVVYRGYKPDTSQDLMRTMLVLHNKETGKVRLVQVERWQVTPVLEKPVIDNTDISIDDKISTLNKQFGSKKVKRRTEQYEKLKMNVDSVKEQLEQTVSNVEIDRTDLSIQLPDNEFITNTTLPECNRDATNVKDVYNVYDIIPENKLETLYEKATEILNEDSSSLEGKSKFFSRILKNIRVDPDNVKKTSLLVYIQAVAAWLNMPMKDAKKRGVEVCPASEDVNSYIISTYSVQSTHGRLRPTSVKDKGVIHCMILGLIACNFVLDLELFSTIFSQRMSLKKLTDLARIIGALPSKEDKKMISLKVPLAPPVPIIKKGKKK; encoded by the exons atgaaacgaccCATCGAGGCTGTCATAGAAGAAGTAATTACAGAGCCATCGAAGGTCCAGCCGATCATTG ttaatttccaaaatggTGAGCTTAAGGATGACAAAGCCAAAAAGATGTCGTGCGGTCTGTTTTACGAcgagaagaagagaaacacGTGCTTGGCTCTGTCAAATGGACAAGTTGTTTACAGAGGTTATAAACCTGACACGAGCCAAGACTTGATGCGTACCATGCTCGTGCTTCACAATAAAGAGACTGGAAAAGTTAGGCTGGTACAGGTTGAACGATGGCAAGTGACTCCAGTGCTAGAGAAACCAGTGATAGACAATACAGACATCAGTATAGATGACAAGATCAGTAcattaaacaaacaatttgGTTCGAAGAAAGTTAAACGAAGAACAGAACAGTACGAGAAACTGAAAATGAATGTGGACTCTGTTAAAGAGCAACTAGAACAGACTGTATCaa ATGTTGAAATTGATAGAACAGATTTATCAATTCAATTACCAGACAATGAATTCATTACAAATACAACTTTACCCGAGTGTAATAGAGATGCAACTAATGTGAAAgatgtatataatgtatatgatATTATACCAGAGAATAAGTTGGAAACTTTATATGAGAAAGcaacagaaattttaaacgagGACTCCAGTAGTTTAGAAGG GAAATCAAAATTCTTTAGTCGGATATTGAAGAATATAAGGGTTGATCCAGACAATGTTAAAAAGACTTcgttattagtttatatacaAGCAGTTGCGGCATGGTTAAATATGCCGATGAAAGATGCTAAAAAGCGCGGCGTTGAAGTTTGTCCAGCTTCCGAAGATGTGAATTCATATATAATAAGCACGTACAGCGTTCAGAGTACTCACGGAAG gTTGAGACCGACCAGTGTAAAAGACAAAGGAGTAATACACTGTATGATTTTGGGTTTGATAGCTTGCAATTTTGTACTcgatttagaattattttccacgatATTTAGTCAGCGTATgagtttgaaaaaattgacgGACCTCGCCAGAATCATCGGTGCTTTACCCAGTAAAGAGGATAAGAAAATGATTTCTCTGAAAGTCCCGTTGGCACCGCCAGTACCTATCataaaaaagggaaaaaagaaatag
- the LOC128872024 gene encoding protein SGT1 homolog, translating into MAGEGNSTRMDNNEMPVPKTRYDWYQTETHVTVTILTKNAQNVKVVNEKHTLSVSASLPSGNDYSLEIDLAHPTVPDQCSHKVFPSKIEIKLKKQDRIRWNALEGDLVVQNTPQPIPQEILQAGNQPPKYPTSCKKSRDWDKMEKEIEKQEAEEKPEGVAALDCLFQQIYGNSSDEVRRAMNKSFQESGGTVLSTNWSEVGKGKVERKSLDGMEWKPWNA; encoded by the exons ATGGCTGGCGAAGGAAACTCTACCCGAATGGATAATAACGAA ATGCCAGTTCCAAAAACAAGGTATGACTGGTATCAGACGGAAACTCATGTCACAGTTACAATTCTCACGAAGAATGCTCAAAACGTTAAAGTTGTCAATGAGAAACACACG ttaAGCGTGTCTGCTTCATTACCATCTGGAAATGACTATAGTTTGGAGATAGATTTAGCTCATCCCACAGTACCAGATCAGTGTTCACATAAAGTATTTCCATCCAAAATAGAAATCAAGTTAAAGAAGCAAGATAGGATTAGATGGAATGCCTTAGAAGGGGATCTGGTTGTACAAAACACACCACAGCCTATACCTCAAG aaattttacaagcTGGTAATCAGCCACCAAAGTATCCTACTTCCTGTAAGAAGTCACGTGATTGGGATAAGATGGAAAAAGAGATTGAGAAGCAAGAGGCTGAAGAAAAACCAGAAGGTGTAGCTGCTTTGGattgtttatttcaacaaatatatgGTAACAGCTCGGATGAAGTTAGACGCGCGATGAATAAATCTTTT caaGAATCTGGTGGCACTGTTCTAAGTACTAACTGGTCTGAAGTAGGCAAAGGAAAAGTTGAGAGAAAATCATTGGATGGTATGGAATGGAAGCCTTGGAATGCATAA
- the LOC128872023 gene encoding uncharacterized protein LOC128872023 isoform X1, whose amino-acid sequence MAEKFRSLVKVITSEINKHRLFNNTTTSINNATGKAQKKFNDIQNVVASKYDVIAKQINKDITLIQNLNAAALQPSPLPKKVMKWLQWYQQVTGLDAVELAKHQVISAQDKLFKCQDDRRNLNRQAAIINDKLKEVYSELIQTKRDDPKYVQLTIIENKSLQEQARIISQLDLLEKEEKDQFTQLATAIKEYHDSQTMNAQKYKYLSILASAALAIISLTGSMIYNNKRIANVRNVLTEAQEKNENILKSTFKSLEGIINARYSEILNKLDNNNKQNNVELVNHKFNTNLSKELQQGCIVLGVCIVGIFILKSLFG is encoded by the exons ATGGCAGAAAAATTTCGATCACTAGTAAAGGTTATAACtagcgaaataaataaacaccgGTTGTTTAACAATACGACGACATCAATTAATAATGCTACTGGAAAAGCGCAAAAGAAGTTTAATGACATACAAAACGTCGTTGCTTCGAAGTACGATGTTATTGCAAAG CAAATCAATAAAGATATAACATTAAtccaaaatttaaatgcagCGGCCCTACAGCCAAGTCCATTACCTAAGAAAGTTATGAAGTGGTTGCAATGGTATCAACAAGTAACAGGCTTGGATGCGGTAGAACTAGCTAAACACCAAGTAATTTCGGCACAGGACAAATTATTCAAGTGTCAAGACGATAGAAGAAACCTTAACCGTCAAGCagcaataataaatgataaattaaaagaagtatACTCTGAACTTATTCAGACTAAACGAGACGATCCAAAATATGTACAACTGACTATAATAGAAAACAAGAGTCTGCAAGAACAAGCAAGGATTATATCACAGCTtgatttattagaaaaagaagagaaggaTCAGTTTACACAGTTAGCTACTGCTATAAAGGAATATCATGATAGTCAGACAATGAATGCACAGAAGTATAAATACTTATCTATTCTTGCATCTGCCGCATTAGCAATTATATCACTGACTGGTTCAATGATATATAACAATAAGAGAATAGCAAATGTCAGGAATGTCCTAACTGAGGctcaagaaaaaaatgaaaatatacttaaaagtacttttaagTCTTTGGAGGGAATTATAAATGCAAGGTATTCTGAAATTCTCAACAAActagataataataacaaacaaaataatgtaGAATTGGTCAATCATAAATTCAATACAAATCTTTCAAAGGAATTGCAACAAGGTTGCATTGTATTAGGGGTTTGTATTGTTGgtatattcatattaaaatcGTTATTTGGGTAA
- the LOC128872023 gene encoding uncharacterized protein LOC128872023 isoform X2, which yields MIHIQINKDITLIQNLNAAALQPSPLPKKVMKWLQWYQQVTGLDAVELAKHQVISAQDKLFKCQDDRRNLNRQAAIINDKLKEVYSELIQTKRDDPKYVQLTIIENKSLQEQARIISQLDLLEKEEKDQFTQLATAIKEYHDSQTMNAQKYKYLSILASAALAIISLTGSMIYNNKRIANVRNVLTEAQEKNENILKSTFKSLEGIINARYSEILNKLDNNNKQNNVELVNHKFNTNLSKELQQGCIVLGVCIVGIFILKSLFG from the exons ATGATACATATC CAAATCAATAAAGATATAACATTAAtccaaaatttaaatgcagCGGCCCTACAGCCAAGTCCATTACCTAAGAAAGTTATGAAGTGGTTGCAATGGTATCAACAAGTAACAGGCTTGGATGCGGTAGAACTAGCTAAACACCAAGTAATTTCGGCACAGGACAAATTATTCAAGTGTCAAGACGATAGAAGAAACCTTAACCGTCAAGCagcaataataaatgataaattaaaagaagtatACTCTGAACTTATTCAGACTAAACGAGACGATCCAAAATATGTACAACTGACTATAATAGAAAACAAGAGTCTGCAAGAACAAGCAAGGATTATATCACAGCTtgatttattagaaaaagaagagaaggaTCAGTTTACACAGTTAGCTACTGCTATAAAGGAATATCATGATAGTCAGACAATGAATGCACAGAAGTATAAATACTTATCTATTCTTGCATCTGCCGCATTAGCAATTATATCACTGACTGGTTCAATGATATATAACAATAAGAGAATAGCAAATGTCAGGAATGTCCTAACTGAGGctcaagaaaaaaatgaaaatatacttaaaagtacttttaagTCTTTGGAGGGAATTATAAATGCAAGGTATTCTGAAATTCTCAACAAActagataataataacaaacaaaataatgtaGAATTGGTCAATCATAAATTCAATACAAATCTTTCAAAGGAATTGCAACAAGGTTGCATTGTATTAGGGGTTTGTATTGTTGgtatattcatattaaaatcGTTATTTGGGTAA
- the LOC128872017 gene encoding S1 RNA-binding domain-containing protein 1: MERALRKTRQTKRIIEISDSDDDSDKGLSDDNYVPTAKVAKRKQSKKKAPTVKKDTKADSKKRKDSTSEPPERKKQKAIKHENENVKTEIVEDAEESIDSKKQVRKGRNSKSKKEKVESSDKENIKDTIKDVDQLRFDDVQCSDWTDVDYVSEVNNIDRHVAENVIKLFNDDNTIPFIARYRKNMTGGMEPDTLRALKESFDQAKAIKRRAASILKSIDKLGQWTPNIHSVISSAKCLEDLEHIYSFFKPASKKSLADRARDLGLGPVSDAVLQGQALPELASLVNPKKVGLKSEEKIKEGITHIIGDIINKDKTVFDTVKELQSASVIKIQTSECKSKKSSDSKEKDVNRKYEMYYDFNGTNMSIRPHQILAINRGEAQKILNVKVILPDFLEKTFKKHCCTQYRKAMSSELHVTLMNESIDYAYGKFIKPLIVRRVRSELKQKAEAASIEVFVTNVKQLLLTPPVRGKIILGIDPGFTHGCKLAVISEHGNVLETSVIYPHKNTENSYEQSANTLTSLVKKHKCTIFALGNATACRETEAFLNSLIKSKAFDPIDVSYTIVDEAGASIYSCSTKAKSEFPDLDTNLISAVSIARRLQDPLAELVKVEPKHLGVGMYQHDLPEKELIAALDEVVSEAVSFVGVDVNTASQYLLKRVAGLNASRANGIIEWRTKFGAFRNRQQLLDVKGIGTKSFEQCAGFIRVLPETSMTDTSAKTKSAKDLKHAPNLLDQTWIHPESYEIAQRFLEYCECNLADLGSNSFIDKIVSREKEGCAALAAKFGTDETTMEIIVKGLSMKKDEDIRLKTNYPLFRNSMLSINDIRTGTMLTGAVRNVTHFGAFVDVGVGRDGLVPSRFMNNNTITIGQRVEVKVREVDLSRNRISLELMKAL, translated from the exons ATGGAGAGAGCCCTACGCAAAACACGTCAgacaaaaagaataattgagATAAGCGATTCTGATGATGATTCTGATAAAGGTTTGAGCGATGACAATTATGTTCCTACAGCGAAAGTAGCCAAAAGAAAGCAAAGTAAGAAAAAGGCTCCAACTGTAAAGAAAGATACAAAGGCAGACAGTAAAAAGCGAAAGGATAGTACCAGTGAGCCACCcgagagaaagaaacaaaaagcgATAAAGCATGAAAATGAGAATGTAAAAACAGAGATTGTTGAGGATGCTGAAGAATCAATTGATTCAAAGAAACAAGTACGGAAAGGTAGGAAttcaaaaagtaaaaaagaaaaagtagagAGCTCCGACAAGGAGAACATTAAAGATACGATAAAAGATGTAGATCAATTAAGGTTCGATGATGTCCAATGCAGCGATTGGACCGACGTAGATTATGTGAGCGAGGTAAACAATATCGACAGGCATGTAGCCGAGAATGTGATAAAGCTTTTCAATGATGATAATACAATTCCATTTATCGCAAGATATAGAAAGAACATGACTGGTGGTATGGAACCAGATACGTTGAGAGCATTGAAAGAAAGTTTTGATCAGGCTAAAGCGATTAAACGTCGAGCCGcttctatattaaaaagtatcgataaattaGGGCAATGGACGCCTAATATACATTCTGTTATTTCATCCGCGAAATGCTTGGAGGATTtggaacatatttattcatttttcaagccTGCTTCTAAAAAATCCTTGGCAGACAGAGCAAGAGATTTAGGTTTAGGGCCTGTCAGCGATGCCGTATTACAAGGTCAGGCCCTACCAGAGTTGGCATCTCTCGTTAATCCTAAAAAGGTTGGCTTGAAGTCTGAAGAAAAGATCAAAGAAGGTATCACACATATAATAGGAGACATAATAAATAAGGATAAAACGGTATTCGATACAGTTAAAGAGCTTCAAAGCGCGTCtgtcataaaaatacaaacgtcTGAATGTAAATCAAAGAAGTCTTCTGATAgcaaagaaaaagatgttaaCAGGAAGTACGAGATGTATTACGATTTCAATGGGACGAATATGAGCATTAGGCCTCATCAAATATTAGCCATCAATAGAGGAGAAGCGCAAAAGATTCTCAACGTAAAAGTAATCTTGCCCGACTTTCTCgagaaaacatttaaaaaacactGTTGTACGCAATATAGAAAAGCCATGTCGTCTGAATTGCACGTTACGCTGATGAACGAAAGCATCGACTATGCTTACGGGAAATTTATCAAACCTTTAATAGTTCGTCGCGTTCGAAGCGAATTGAAACAAAAGGCAGAGGCAGCATCCATAGAAGTATTCGTAACTAACGTGAAACAATTGCTTCTGACTCCACCCGTACGAGGGAAGATCATCCTCGGCATAGATCCAGGATTCACTCACGGCTGTAAGCTCGCTGTGATTTCTGAACATGGAAATGTACTCGAAACGAGCGTAATATATCCTCATAAGAATACGGAGAACTCGTACGAACAATCTGCTAACACTTTAACAAGTTTAGTAAAGAAGcataaatgtacaattttcgCATTGGGCAATGCCACCGCGTGCAGAGAAACCGAAGCGTTCTTAAACAGCTTGATCAAGTCTAAAGCATTCGATCCGATAGATGTTTCGTATACGATAGTGGACGAGGCGGGAGCATCTATTTATAGTTGCAGTACAAAAGCAAAATCCGAGTTCCCAGACCTCGACACCAACCTAATTTCCGCTGTTTCGATAGCGAGACGTCTACAAGACCCACTCGCAGAGTTAGTCAAAGTAGAGCCTAAACATTTAGGGGTGGGAATGTATCAACACGACCTGCCAGAGAAGGAGTTAATAGCAGCGTTAGACGAA GTGGTTTCGGAGGCTGTGAGTTTTGTAGGGGTTGATGTGAACACTGCGTCCCAGTACCTTCTAAAAAGGGTTGCAGGTTTAAACGCATCCAGAGCGAACGGTATTATAGAATGGAGAACTAAATTTGGCGCATTCAGGAACAGACAACAGTTATTGGACGTGAAAGGCATTGGGACCAAGTCGTTCGAACAATGCGCGGGATTTATCAGAGTATTGCCAGAAACTTCGATGACCGATACTTCCGCGAAAACCAAAAGCGCTAAGGATCTCAAGCACGCTCCGAATTTGTTGGATCAGACTTGGATCCATCCTGAATCCTATGAAATAGCTCAACGATTTTTGGAGTACTGCGAGTGCAACTTGGCTGACCTAGGGTCGAATTCGTTCATTGATAAAATAGTATCGCGTGAGAAAGAGGGATGCGCAGCGTTAGCTGCCAAGTTTGGTACGGATGAGACCACGATGGAGATAATAGTCAAGGGTCTGTCCATGAAGAAGGACGAAGACATAAGATTAAAGACCAATTACCCGCTGTTTCGAAACAGTATGCTTAGTATTAATGACATAAGAACTGGAACAATGTTAACAGGTGCTGTGCGAAATGTTACGCATTTTGGAGCGTTCGTGGACGTAGGGGTGGGCAGGGATGGACTCGTACCCTCGagatttatgaataataatacaattacaatAGGTCAGCGCGTAGAGGTGAAGGTGCGCGAGGTGGACCTCAGTCGAAACAGAATCAGCTTGGAATTGATGAAGGCTTTATAA